The Coccidioides posadasii str. Silveira chromosome 5, complete sequence genome has a segment encoding these proteins:
- a CDS encoding uncharacterized protein (EggNog:ENOG410PGFS~COG:S~TransMembrane:1 (i214-234o)~BUSCO:6476at33183) has protein sequence MSLTAVARNAVPTQRATLHPLPRLAANRLGHSALNARLTGGRLPSRLPALAILIPQQRWYATEQSTTHGPGVPPNFPPPGFNAEQAKRPLPKEEASPKPASSTKAPDAEASQAATQTKKANPSDTSKVISKPKETNLDAEAAAKQAVEESKETKKLTLGQKIKKEIQHYWDGTKLLATEVKISTRLAVKMAAGYELTRRENRQLQRTVKDLGRLVPFSVFVIIPFAELLIPVVIKFFPNFLPSTYEGQKSKDAKAASLRDTRKEVSSFLRDTLKETGLPVSPTNAKKEEFAEFFRKVRATGEDPSAEDVIKVCKIFKDDVTLDNLSRPQLVGMCKYMNLNTFGTDAMLRYNIRHRMRQIKRDDKAISFEGVDSLLVPELQTACASRGLRTHGVSPARLREDLGMWLDLRLKQGVPSTLLVLSNAYMYTQQSQDYEISSQIDALKAVLSSIPEELFHEIELEVHNAEGAATNKQRLEVIKEQEELIEEENEQNTEIEEQGMPAPNDNQDIDEKEDRVAASSDSADGASQQPQASEASEAEADLSKQQKERKAE, from the exons ATGAGTCTGACCGCCGTTGCCCGCAATGCGGTGCCAACGCAAAGAGCCACCCTGCATC cCCTTCCCCGACTTGCCGCCAACCGTCTAGGCCACTCCGCCCTGAACGCCAGACTAACCGGCGGACGTCTGCCCTCCCGCCTCCCCGCGCTGGCGATCTTGATCCCACAGCAGCGATGGTATGCCACAGAGCAATCTACGACCCACGGTCCGGGAGTTCCTCCCAACTTCCCGCCTCCGGGTTTCAACGCCGAACAGGCTAAGCGTCCTCTCCCGAAAGAAGAAGCCTCCCCAAAACCTGCTTCGAGCACGAAAGCACCGGATGCCGAGGCCTCACAAGCTGCAACACAAACCAAAAAGGCCAATCCCTCCGACACCTCCAAAGTGATCTCTAAGCCCAAGGAGACGAACCTTGACGCGGAGGCGGCCGCGAAACAGGCCGTTGAAGAGTCAAAGGAGACCAAGAAGCTTACGCTCGGCCAGAAGATCAAGAAGGAGATCCAGCATTATTGGGATGGCACCAAGTTGCTGGCCACCGAAGTCAAGATCAGTACCAGATTAGCTGTCAAGATGGCTGCGGGGTATGAGCTCACCCGCAGAGAAAATAGGCAG CTCCAACGTACGGTCAAGGACCTGGGCCGTCTTGTGCCGTTCTCGGTGTTCGTGATCATCCCATTCGCGGAGCTGCTCATCCCCGTCGTCATTAAATTTTTCCCGAACTTTCTCCCAAGCACGTACGAAGGCCAGAAATCCAAAGATGCAAAGGCGGCAAGCCTGAGAGACACCCGAAAAGAGGTATCTTCGTTCCTTCGCGACACCTTGAAAGAGACTGGTCTTCCTGTCAGCCCAACAAATGCAAAGAAAGAGGAATTTGCGGAGTTCTTCAGAAAGGTGCGAGCCACCGGTGAGGATCCAAGCGCAGAGGATGTCATCAAAGTATGCAAAATCTTCAAAGACGATGTCACCCTCGACAACCTTTCGCGACCGCAGCTCGTTGGAATGTGCAAATACATGAACCTAAACACATTCGGCACCGATGCAATGTTGAGATACAATATTCGCCACCGGATGAGGCAAATCAAACGTGATGACAAGGCCATATCCTTCGAAGGCGTTGACTCCCTCTTGGTGCCTGAACTCCAGACCGCCTGTGCATCCCGTGGTTTGAGAACTCACGGCGTTTCTCCCGCTCGCCTGAGGGAGGATCTCGGAATGTGGTTGGATCTTCGTCTTAAGCAGGGCGTTCCGTCAACGCTGCTCGTCTTGAGCAACGCCTACATGTACACCCAACAGTCCCAGGACTACGAAATTTCGTCACAGATCGATGCTCTCAAGGCAGTGTTGTCGAGTATCCCCGAAGAACTGTTCCACGAGATCGAACTCGAGGTTCACAATGCCGAGGGAGCAGCCACAAACAAGCAGCGTCTCGAGGTCATCAAGGAACAGGAAGAGTTGATCGAGGAGGAGAATGAGCAGAATACCGAAATCGAAGAGCAGGGAATGCCCGCCCCCAACGATAACCAAGATATCGACGAGAAAGAGGATAGAGTTGCCGCCAGTAGTGACTCTGCCGATGGTGCCAGCCAGCAACCCCAGGCATCAGAAGCCTCTGAAGCGGAGGCGGACCTGTCCAAGCAACAAAAGGAGCGCAAGGCGGAATAA
- the AMS1 gene encoding Glycoside hydrolase, 38 vacuolar alpha mannosidase (CAZy:GH38~EggNog:ENOG410PH3N~COG:G~BUSCO:626at33183), translated as MGGEAPRGAPSNYPTFAEKPVGQKITSIYKDRLRQFTATGQYQGHNLVAKYHEAIVDDEQHVKLSVYSVPDLQRPPFKDVVSKQFKPTKRGEVFGPSWSTHWFKIQLTVPPSLTAKERLEFHWDAGNEGMVWSEDGHPLQGLTGGDRIEWILPDSFRDGKQHTFYIEMACNGLFGNADGDIIQPPNPNRYYRLNTARITAVNLEARALYYDFWMIGDAAREFPGDSWQSHEALRIGNAMMDAFIAGNGSQESIKAARKIAEQYIGTLVNSPDVYKTEGKPIVFGIGHCHIDSCWLWPFAETKRKVARSWSTQCDLMERYPEFRFCCSQAQQFKWLEEDYPYAFDRVKSWVKKGHFQPIGGSWVEHDTNLPSGESLVRQFLYGQRYFESRFGERCSTFWLPDTFGYSSQLPQLCRLAGMSRFFTQKLSWNNINNFPHTTFNWVSPDGTQVLCHMTPAETYTSDAHFGDVKRSVTQHKSMDQDNTSLLVFGKGDGGGGPTPEHIEKLRRLRGLSDKVGLLPRVTMGGSVDDFFAQLEQKAAKGTDFVTWYGELYFELHRGTYTTQANNKRNNRKSEFVLRDLELLATLATLKSSNYKYPKKEVDDMWESVLLCQFHDCLPGSSIEMCYDDSDKIYAEVFATARRLKEEAMRVLGFVPEQSTNQKLIAINTLPWDRSEIVPIDQPKSAAATPQYALVRGSTGVVSAEPLSSSQSTSLSVKEVEPGVFQLQNDALTLRVTNGVITSLFDRKANREVVSKGGKANQYVIFDDKPLYWQAWDVEVYHIESRKELQSETTSIGETGPHRVSVVTETKISNESWIKTTISLKEAVGDLPAYVEMDCEVEWHESMKFLKVEFPVDIVNTEASYETQFAVTKRPTHYNTSWDMAKFEVCCHKWADLSESDYGVSILNDSKYGFATAGNLMRLSLLRAPKAPDANADIGRHHIRYAIMPHSGSLDYRTVRAGYNFNNPLIVQAFSGKEADDLFKAIQLTGSPNLILDTVKRGEDDQDVSRGELEQRPGKSIILRIYDSMGGKSRGTLGVKLPIRKAYKCNVLEDDLETLHIDKAQDGLKIDIELRPFEVATYRLQL; from the exons ATGGGTGGGGAAGCCCCGAGAGGAGCTCCGAGCAACTACCCAACCTTCGCGGAGAAGCCCGTCGGCCAGAAGATCACCAGCATCTACAAGGACCGCCTCCGCCAGTTCACAGCAACGGGGCAGTACCAGGGGCACAATCTGGTCGC CAAGTATCACGAGGCTATTGTCGATGATGAGCAACATGTCAAGCTCTCCGTCTACTCCGTTCCAGACTTGCAGAGGCCGCCCTTCAAGGATGTCGTTTCCAAGCAGTTCAAACCCACGAAGCGAGGCGAAGTCTTCGGTCCGAGCTGGTCGACTCATTGGTTTAAGATCCAGCTGACAGTGCCCCCCAGCCTGACCGCAAAGGAACGTCTGGAGTTTCATTGGGACGCCGGTAACGAGGGCATGGTCTGGTCCGAAGACGGTCATCCCCTGCAGGGCCTGACCGGTGGTGACAGAATTGAATGGATCTTACCAGACAGCTTCAGAGACGGGAAACAGCACACGTTTTACATTGAGATGGCCTGCAATGGCTTGTTTGGAAATGCTGACGGGGATATCATCCAGCCGCCAAACCCAAACAGGTACTACCGTCTTAACACCGCAAGAATTACTGCTGTCAATCTCGAAGCTCGCGCATTATATTATGATTTCTGGATGATCGGAG ATGCTGCAAGAGAGTTTCCAGGTGACTCGTGGCAGTCTCATGAAGCGCTGCGCATCGGAAATGCCATGATGGATGCATTCATTGCCGGAAATGGGAGTCAGGAGTCCATCAAGGCCGCTCGCAAAATTGCCGAACAGTATATAGGCACCCTCGTCAACTCTCCGGACGTTTACAAGACCGAGGGAAAGCCCATTGTCTTCGGTATTGGACACTGCCATATCGATTCTTGTTGGCTCTGGCCGTTCGCCGAGACAAAGCGGAAAGTAGCCAGGTCCTGGTCCACCCAGTGTGACCTGATGGAACGATACCCTGAATTTCGCTTTTGCTGCTCCCAAGCACAGCAGTTCAAGTGGCTGGAAGAAGACTACCCGTATGCCTTCGACAGGGTTAAAAGCTGGGTCAAGAAGGGCCACTTCCAGCCGATCGGGGGCAGCTGGGTAGAGCACGATACCAACCTCCCTAGCGGCGAGTCTCTGGTCCGCCAATTCTTGTACGGGCAGCGGTATTTCGAAAGCCGTTTCGGCGAACGATGCTCGACCTTCTGGCTTCCCGATACATTCGGCTACTCTTCACAGCTCCCTCAATTGTGTCGGTTGGCGGGAATGAGCCGTTTCTTCACGCAGAAGCTGAGCTGGAATAACATCAATAACTTCCCGCACACGACATTCAACTGGGTTTCCCCCGATGGCACCCAGGTTCTTTGCCACATGACGCCCGCAGAGACATACACCTCCGATGCTCACTTTGGAGACGTCAAACGCAGCGTCACACAGCATAAATCAATGGACCAGGATAATACCTCCCTTCTAGTGTTTGGAAAGGGAGACGGCGGCGGTGGCCCTACCCCTGAGCACATCGAGAAGCTTCGACGTCTTCGTGGTCTCAGCGACAAGGTCGGCCTGCTTCCACGAGTTACCATGGGCGGTTCAGTCGATGACTTTTTCGCCCAGCTCGAACAGAAAGCGGCCAAGGGAACCGATTTCGTTACCTGGTACGGTGAATTGTATTTCGAGCTGCACCGCGGTACATACACCACCCAAGCGAACAATAAGCGCAATAATCGCAAATCAGAATTTGTCCTCCGTGATCTCGAACTTCTGGCAACTCTTGCTACTCTTAAAAGTTCCAACTACAAGTACCCGAAGAAAGAAGTGGATGATATGTGGGAGTCAGTGTTGCTATGCCAGTTCCACGATTGTCTCCCGGGAAGTTCGATCGAGATGTGCTATGATGATTCGGACAAGATCTACGCAGAAGTATTCGCAACCGCCCGTAGGCTGAAGGAGGAAGCGATGCGGGTTCTCGGCTTTGTTCCGGAGCAGAGCACAAATCAGAAGCTGATAGCGATCAACACCTTACCCTGGGATAGATCCGAAATTGTGCCAATCGACCAGCCGAAATCCGCTGCTGCCACGCCGCAATATGCCCTGGTTAGAGGAAGTACCGGTGTGGTATCTGCAGAGCCGCTGAGCTCTTCCCAGAGTACATCCCTTAGTGTGAAAGAGGTCGAACCAGGCGTGTTCCAACTCCAGAACGATGCACTTACTTTGCGGGTGACTAACGGAGTTATTACGTCGCTGTTCGATCGCAAGGCCAATAGGGAGGTCGTTTCCAAGGGTGGAAAAGCGAATCAGTATGTCATCTTTGACGACAAGCCGCTCTACTGGCAAGCATGGGACGTCGAGGTATACCATATTGAATCCCGCAAGGAGCTGCAGTCAGAGACCACCAGCATTGGAGAAACTGGACCCCATAGAGTGAGCGTGGTCACGGAAACAAAGATCAGCAATGAAAGCTGGATTAAAACCACGATCAGTCTAAAGGAGGCAGTTGGAGATCTCCCCGCGTATGTTGAAATGGATTGCGAGGTTGAGTGGCATGAAAGCATGAAATTCCTCAAAGTCGAATTTCCCGTGGACATTGTGAATACAGAAGCGTCGTATGAAACGCAGTTCGCGGTCACCAAGCGACCAACACATTATAATACAAG ctgGGACATGGCGAAATTCGAAGTTTGCTGCCATAAATGGGCAGATTTGTCTGAGAGCGACTACGGAGTCTCTATATTGAACGACTCCAAGTACGGTTTTGCCACGGCCGGAAACCTGATGCGCCTGTCCCTCCTTCGTGCTCCCAAGGCTCCCGACGCCAACGCGGATATCGGCCGCCACCATATTCGCTATGCAATTATGCCTCATTCTGGCTCTCTTGATTATCGCACTGTCAGGGCTGGCTACAACTTCAACAACCCCTTGATTGTGCAAGCATTCTCGGGAAAAGAAGCCGACGATCTTTTCAAGGCCATCCAGCTTACCGGCTCGCCTAATCTGATACTGGATACGGTCAAGCGTGGCGAAGACGATCAAGACGTGTCTCGGGGCGAGCTTGAGCAACGGCCAGGCAAGAGCATTATTCTCCGAATCTATGATTCGATGGGAGGCAAGAGTCGCGGCACTCTTGGGGTGAAATTACCCATCCGAAAAGCGTACAAATGCAATGTTCTAGAGGATGACCTAGAAACTTTGCATATCGACAAAGCTCAAGATGGGTTGAAGATTGATATCGAGTTGAGGCCGTTCGAGGTTGCTACCTATCGATTACAGCTTTGA